In Lacibacter sp. H375, one DNA window encodes the following:
- a CDS encoding GH92 family glycosyl hydrolase, whose protein sequence is MLNKIKAGAWIVALGITAAASAQQTKLTSYVNPLIGTAKMGHTFPGATVPFGMVQLSPDTDTLQYLDKGRYNPNMYKYCAGYQHTDKTIVGFSHTHFSGTGHSDLGDFLVMPTVGALKLNPGVATVPRSGYRSAYSHETEKASPGYYSVVLDDYKVKAELTATERVGFHQYTFPETIDAHIILDMVHGIYNYPEKNVWTFVRVENDTLITGYRQTLGWARTRTVYFAITFSKPIKSYGSVNEKQEMYGGFWRKFNQKENFPDLAGRQLKLYFNFDTKASEKVKMKFALSGVSSAGALLNLRTEIPHWNFEQTAAEASAKWEKELSRVKIDANEETKQNFYTAMYHAFVAPNTFMDVDGQYRGLDQNNHKAEGFTNYTTFSLWDTYRALHPLYNILQQKRNSDMVKSMMAHYNQSALHMLPIWSHYANDNWCMSGYHSAAVLADAIVKGTTDVDANAALNACITTARRSNYEGIGDYIKYGYIPTEKSGVSISNTLEYAYDDWAIAQLAKKVGRMDVYDEFIKRSVNYKNVFDKDGFVKRKDANGNFLPNADLMSTHGQGLIEGNSWNYSFFVPHNPTDLIALMGGTKKFLANMDSLFTMYLPDKYFAETEDITREGIIGTYVHGNEPAHHVAYLYNFAGKPWKTQELIRRILANQYKPTVDGLGGNDDCGQMSAWYIFSSLGFYPVAPGSDEYEIGSPIVNNAVFNLENGKQLKITVQNQSKKNMYVKSVLINGNALTGTAIKHADLMNGGEIVFVMTNKHGK, encoded by the coding sequence ATGTTGAATAAGATAAAAGCAGGTGCATGGATCGTGGCGTTAGGAATAACAGCGGCTGCATCTGCACAGCAGACGAAATTAACTTCCTATGTAAATCCATTGATCGGTACAGCGAAAATGGGTCATACATTTCCCGGCGCTACAGTTCCGTTTGGTATGGTACAGTTGAGTCCTGATACAGATACCTTGCAGTATTTAGATAAAGGACGTTATAACCCGAACATGTATAAATATTGTGCGGGCTATCAGCACACCGATAAAACTATTGTTGGGTTCAGTCACACACACTTCAGCGGTACGGGACATTCTGATCTTGGTGATTTTTTAGTGATGCCAACAGTTGGCGCATTGAAATTAAATCCGGGTGTTGCAACTGTGCCACGCAGTGGTTACCGTTCCGCTTACAGCCATGAAACAGAGAAAGCAAGTCCCGGTTATTACAGTGTGGTGTTAGATGATTACAAAGTAAAAGCAGAGTTAACTGCAACAGAGCGTGTGGGGTTTCATCAGTATACATTCCCTGAAACCATTGATGCGCATATCATTTTAGATATGGTGCATGGCATTTATAATTATCCTGAAAAGAATGTGTGGACGTTTGTTCGTGTAGAAAACGATACACTCATTACCGGTTATCGCCAAACATTGGGTTGGGCAAGAACAAGAACGGTTTATTTCGCCATTACTTTTTCAAAACCAATCAAGAGTTACGGAAGTGTAAATGAAAAACAGGAAATGTATGGTGGTTTCTGGCGCAAGTTCAACCAGAAGGAAAACTTTCCTGATCTCGCCGGTCGTCAACTGAAACTCTATTTCAACTTCGATACAAAGGCAAGCGAAAAGGTAAAGATGAAGTTTGCATTGTCGGGTGTAAGTTCAGCAGGTGCGTTACTAAATCTGCGTACCGAAATTCCGCATTGGAATTTTGAGCAGACAGCTGCCGAAGCAAGTGCTAAATGGGAGAAGGAGTTGAGTCGTGTCAAAATTGATGCAAACGAAGAAACAAAGCAGAATTTTTACACAGCGATGTATCATGCGTTTGTTGCACCAAATACATTTATGGATGTTGATGGGCAATACCGTGGCCTTGATCAGAACAATCATAAAGCAGAAGGTTTTACCAATTACACTACGTTTTCGTTGTGGGATACTTATCGTGCATTGCATCCGTTGTACAATATTTTGCAGCAGAAACGCAACAGCGATATGGTAAAATCGATGATGGCGCATTACAACCAAAGTGCATTGCACATGCTACCCATCTGGAGCCATTATGCAAACGACAACTGGTGCATGAGTGGTTACCACAGTGCAGCTGTTCTGGCAGATGCAATTGTAAAAGGGACGACGGATGTTGATGCAAATGCAGCATTGAATGCATGTATTACCACTGCACGCAGAAGTAATTACGAAGGCATTGGCGATTACATCAAGTATGGTTATATCCCGACTGAAAAATCAGGCGTATCAATCTCCAATACACTGGAGTATGCCTATGATGATTGGGCCATTGCACAACTGGCAAAGAAAGTAGGTCGCATGGATGTGTATGATGAGTTTATTAAACGTTCGGTGAATTACAAAAATGTATTTGATAAAGATGGCTTTGTAAAACGCAAAGATGCAAATGGCAACTTTTTGCCCAATGCTGATCTCATGAGTACACATGGACAAGGGTTAATCGAAGGCAACTCATGGAACTATAGTTTCTTTGTTCCCCATAATCCAACTGATTTGATTGCATTAATGGGCGGTACGAAAAAGTTTTTGGCCAATATGGATTCGCTCTTCACCATGTACCTGCCCGATAAATATTTTGCAGAAACAGAAGACATTACCCGTGAAGGTATTATTGGTACGTATGTGCATGGTAACGAACCGGCACATCATGTGGCTTACTTATACAATTTTGCTGGCAAGCCATGGAAAACGCAGGAGCTGATCCGCCGAATCCTTGCAAACCAATACAAACCAACAGTTGACGGATTAGGTGGCAATGATGATTGCGGACAAATGAGTGCCTGGTATATTTTCAGCTCATTGGGATTTTATCCCGTAGCACCGGGTTCAGATGAATACGAAATTGGTAGCCCCATTGTAAACAATGCAGTCTTCAACTTAGAGAATGGAAAACAACTGAAGATCACGGTACAGAATCAAAGTAAAAAGAATATGTATGTGAAATCTGTTTTGATCAACGGTAACGCATTAACCGGAACAGCGATCAAACATGCAGATCTGATGAATGGCGGAGAGATCGTATTTGTGATGACGAATAAACACGGCAAATGA
- a CDS encoding glycoside hydrolase family 43 protein yields MMNRIFRLNNCFLQLLSPLLLIVLPTAVAVAQPTKKDTAWSGNPLFKGWYADPEAIIFNKQYWIYPTYSAPYNKQVFFDAFSSKDLVTWTKHERILDTAAIKWAKRAVWAPSIIKKKNQYFLFFGANDIQNNNEYGGIGVAVADKPQGPYKDHLGKPLVDKFHNGAQPIDQFVFHDQDGKYYLIYGGWRHCNIARLKDDFTGFIPFNDTTTFKEITPEGYVEGPFMFIRNGKYYFMWSEGGWTGPNYSVAYAIGDSPFGPFKRVGKILQQDPKIATGAGHHSVINVPGTDEYYIVYHRRPLTEKDGNSRETCIEYLSFDENGFIKPVVITNEGVKARRIK; encoded by the coding sequence ATGATGAACAGAATATTTCGCTTAAATAATTGCTTTTTACAATTGCTGTCGCCCTTATTATTAATCGTTCTGCCTACTGCTGTAGCGGTGGCACAGCCAACAAAAAAAGATACTGCCTGGTCTGGCAATCCCTTATTCAAAGGTTGGTATGCCGATCCGGAAGCCATCATCTTTAACAAGCAGTACTGGATATACCCTACTTATTCAGCACCGTACAATAAACAGGTTTTCTTTGATGCATTCTCATCGAAAGATCTTGTTACATGGACAAAGCATGAACGTATTTTAGATACAGCCGCCATTAAATGGGCCAAGCGTGCAGTGTGGGCACCTTCGATCATTAAAAAGAAAAATCAGTACTTCCTTTTCTTTGGTGCCAATGATATTCAGAACAACAATGAATACGGCGGCATTGGTGTTGCAGTTGCAGATAAACCACAAGGGCCATACAAAGATCATTTAGGCAAACCGCTTGTTGATAAATTTCATAATGGGGCACAACCTATTGATCAGTTTGTGTTTCATGATCAAGATGGCAAGTATTACCTCATTTATGGCGGGTGGCGACATTGCAATATTGCACGACTGAAAGACGACTTCACCGGTTTTATTCCATTCAACGATACAACTACGTTTAAAGAAATTACACCCGAAGGTTATGTGGAAGGGCCGTTTATGTTTATCCGCAATGGTAAATATTATTTTATGTGGTCGGAAGGTGGTTGGACAGGCCCGAACTATAGTGTGGCTTATGCTATTGGCGATTCACCCTTCGGCCCGTTTAAACGTGTAGGGAAAATTCTGCAGCAGGATCCAAAGATCGCAACAGGTGCAGGACATCATTCGGTGATCAATGTACCGGGAACTGATGAATATTATATTGTTTATCACCGCCGGCCTTTAACCGAAAAAGACGGTAACTCAAGAGAGACCTGTATTGAATATTTGTCGTTTGATGAAAACGGCTTTATTAAGCCTGTTGTAATAACGAATGAAGGTGTAAAAGCAAGAAGGATAAAATAA